The Nostoc sp. 'Lobaria pulmonaria (5183) cyanobiont' genome window below encodes:
- a CDS encoding DUF2834 domain-containing protein, which produces MLRKIAFGLLWLGFVVYAFFLAPPDQPGTFELIKNLSIGQWQGVNPLVIALFNLMGIWPLIYSAVVFIDGRGQKIPAWLFSTASFAVGAFALLPYLALREPNNQFLGQKNTLLKLLDSRVTGFVLTVATVILVAYGLRAGDWGSFVQEWQTNRFINVMSLDFCLLCLLFPTLLGDDMARRGWKNPQFFWLITLIPLFGPLVYLSVRPPLQEVGTESVSKQPATN; this is translated from the coding sequence ATGCTTAGAAAAATTGCCTTTGGTTTACTGTGGCTGGGATTTGTTGTCTATGCTTTTTTCCTCGCGCCTCCCGATCAACCCGGTACATTCGAGTTAATTAAAAACCTTTCTATCGGCCAGTGGCAAGGTGTTAACCCGTTAGTCATAGCACTATTCAACCTCATGGGCATCTGGCCTCTTATTTACAGCGCAGTAGTCTTTATTGATGGTAGAGGACAAAAAATACCTGCTTGGCTGTTTTCTACTGCTTCTTTCGCAGTTGGTGCTTTTGCCTTGTTGCCGTATTTAGCTCTTAGAGAACCAAATAATCAGTTTCTCGGTCAAAAGAATACCTTGCTCAAGCTGCTAGATTCTCGTGTGACTGGTTTTGTGTTAACGGTAGCCACGGTTATTCTAGTTGCCTACGGTTTAAGAGCAGGAGATTGGGGCAGTTTTGTGCAAGAGTGGCAAACTAACCGTTTCATCAATGTGATGAGTTTAGATTTTTGCTTACTCTGCCTATTATTTCCGACATTACTGGGGGATGATATGGCACGTCGCGGTTGGAAAAATCCGCAGTTTTTCTGGTTAATAACCTTGATACCGCTATTCGGCCCATTGGTTTATTTATCTGTGCGTCCACCTTTACAAGAAGTGGGTACAGAGTCCGTATCCAAGCAGCCAGCAACGAATTAA
- the psbA gene encoding photosystem II q(b) protein, whose protein sequence is MTTTLQRRESANVWDRFCEWITSTNNRIYIGWFGVVMIPTLLAATACFVIAFIAAPPVDIDGIREPVAGSLIYGNNIISGAVVPSSNAIGLHFYPIWEAASLDEWLYNGGPYQLVIFHFLIGIFCYMGREWELSYRLGMRPWIAIAYSAPVAAASAVFLVYPIGQGSFSDGMPLGISGTFNFMIVFQAEHNILMHPFHQLGVAGVFGGSLFSAMHGSLVTSSLVRETTETESLNYGYKFGQEEETYNIVAAHGYFGRLIFQYASFNNSRSLHFFLAAWPVIGIWFTALGVSTMAFNLNGFNFNQSIIDSEGRVIATWADVINRANLGMEVMHERNAHNFPLDLAAGDFAPVALTAPAING, encoded by the coding sequence ATGACAACAACCTTACAACGTCGCGAAAGCGCCAACGTATGGGATAGATTCTGCGAATGGATCACCAGCACCAACAACCGGATCTACATCGGTTGGTTCGGTGTAGTCATGATCCCTACCTTGCTAGCGGCTACCGCTTGCTTCGTAATCGCTTTCATCGCTGCTCCTCCAGTAGATATCGATGGTATCCGCGAACCTGTTGCAGGTTCCTTGATTTACGGAAACAACATCATCTCTGGTGCAGTAGTACCTTCCTCCAACGCTATAGGTTTGCACTTCTACCCAATTTGGGAAGCAGCTTCTCTTGATGAGTGGTTGTACAATGGCGGTCCTTACCAGTTGGTAATCTTCCACTTCCTGATTGGCATATTCTGCTACATGGGTCGTGAATGGGAACTATCCTACCGCTTAGGTATGCGTCCTTGGATTGCTATAGCATACTCAGCACCAGTAGCAGCAGCAAGTGCAGTATTCTTGGTATACCCCATCGGACAAGGTTCATTCTCTGATGGTATGCCTTTGGGTATAAGCGGAACATTCAACTTCATGATCGTGTTCCAAGCAGAACACAACATCTTGATGCACCCCTTCCACCAATTAGGTGTAGCTGGTGTATTCGGCGGAAGCTTGTTCAGTGCAATGCACGGTTCTCTTGTAACTTCTTCTTTGGTTCGTGAAACCACCGAAACTGAATCCCTTAACTACGGTTACAAATTCGGTCAAGAAGAAGAAACCTACAACATCGTTGCAGCCCACGGCTACTTCGGTCGTCTAATCTTCCAATACGCTTCTTTCAACAACAGCCGTTCACTGCACTTCTTCCTCGCAGCATGGCCTGTAATCGGCATCTGGTTTACCGCCTTGGGTGTCAGCACAATGGCGTTCAACTTGAACGGTTTCAACTTCAACCAATCAATCATTGATTCTGAAGGTCGTGTGATTGCAACTTGGGCAGATGTAATCAACCGCGCTAACCTGGGTATGGAAGTAATGCACGAGCGTAACGCTCACAACTTCCCTCTAGATTTGGCTGCTGGTGATTTTGCTCCTGTAGCTCTTACCGCTCCTGCTATCAACGGTTAA
- the rpsU gene encoding 30S ribosomal protein S21 has protein sequence MTQVVLGENEGIESALRRFKREVSKAGIFQDMRKKRHFETPIEKEKRKAIARHKQRRQQRSRFN, from the coding sequence ATGACACAAGTAGTTTTAGGGGAGAATGAAGGTATTGAATCAGCCTTAAGAAGATTTAAACGGGAAGTTTCTAAAGCAGGAATTTTCCAAGATATGAGAAAAAAGCGTCACTTTGAAACACCCATAGAAAAAGAGAAGCGTAAAGCAATTGCTAGGCACAAGCAACGTCGTCAACAACGTTCTCGCTTCAATTAA
- a CDS encoding RNA recognition motif domain-containing protein, giving the protein MSIYVGNLSYQVTEEDLKQAFAEYGTVNRVQLPTDRETGRPRGFAFVEMESDTQEQAAIDALDGAEWMGRDLKVNKAKPREERSNSSGGSWGGGNNARRNNNRY; this is encoded by the coding sequence ATGTCAATTTACGTCGGAAACCTGTCCTATCAGGTTACAGAAGAGGACCTAAAGCAGGCTTTTGCAGAATACGGAACAGTAAATCGTGTTCAACTACCCACAGATCGGGAAACAGGCCGGCCGCGTGGGTTCGCTTTTGTGGAAATGGAATCAGACACACAAGAACAAGCTGCCATAGATGCACTTGATGGTGCTGAATGGATGGGACGTGATTTGAAAGTGAACAAAGCTAAACCTCGTGAGGAAAGAAGCAACTCCTCTGGCGGTAGCTGGGGTGGCGGTAATAATGCCCGCCGCAACAATAATCGCTACTAA
- a CDS encoding 3'(2'),5'-bisphosphate nucleotidase CysQ family protein has product MKDLQEILAIAREVGWGAADILRSYYHGTAKDRNLEVQYKQNEPVTVADVAVSQYILQRLQATLGNEDFAYISEETYQSSSSGRQPSAPWVWIIDPLDGTRDFIKKTGDYAVHIALVKETRPVLAVVAVPETQKLYYATKGGGTFVETRDGSVPLQVSSGKRVEDLTLVVSRSHRNQRLDHLLQNLPCQNQKSVGSVGCKIATIVEQQADIYISLSGKSAPKDWDIAAPELILTEAGGKFTHFDGTPLQYNTGDINQWGGLLATNGEYHEVLCKKAEAILAQFDHS; this is encoded by the coding sequence ATGAAAGATTTACAAGAAATATTAGCGATCGCTCGTGAGGTAGGTTGGGGCGCAGCAGATATACTGCGATCGTATTACCACGGTACTGCAAAAGACCGTAACTTAGAAGTCCAATATAAGCAAAATGAGCCTGTCACTGTTGCCGATGTAGCAGTGAGTCAATACATTTTGCAGAGGCTACAAGCAACTTTGGGTAACGAAGATTTTGCTTACATCAGCGAAGAAACTTATCAATCGTCAAGTAGTGGTAGACAACCTTCCGCCCCTTGGGTATGGATAATTGACCCTTTGGATGGCACACGAGACTTTATCAAAAAAACTGGCGACTATGCAGTTCACATTGCTTTAGTCAAGGAAACACGCCCAGTATTGGCAGTGGTGGCAGTACCAGAAACTCAAAAGTTATATTACGCTACCAAAGGCGGGGGTACATTTGTAGAAACCCGTGACGGATCTGTTCCTTTACAAGTGTCGTCAGGTAAACGAGTTGAGGATTTAACCTTAGTCGTTAGTCGCTCTCATCGCAACCAACGGTTAGATCATCTGCTACAAAACTTACCCTGTCAAAATCAGAAATCTGTGGGTAGTGTAGGCTGCAAAATCGCCACCATTGTCGAGCAACAGGCAGATATCTACATTTCCCTTTCCGGCAAGTCTGCGCCCAAAGACTGGGATATAGCCGCTCCAGAATTGATTTTAACAGAAGCTGGTGGTAAATTTACCCACTTCGACGGCACTCCCTTGCAGTATAACACTGGTGATATCAATCAATGGGGAGGTTTGCTAGCTACTAATGGTGAATATCACGAAGTACTATGTAAGAAAGCAGAAGCTATCTTAGCGCAGTTTGACCATAGCTAA
- a CDS encoding sugar kinase, protein MNRGLFVGLVTLDLIYLANSAPKNNQKIVATDYTVAAGGPATNAAVTFNYLGNQATVLGVVGSHPMTQLIRGDLANYKVAIADLEPNTDLVPPVSSIVVTQATGERAVVSINAVKTQANSASIPPDILQKVNIVLIDGHQMGVSDSIVQMAKANNIPVAIDGGSWKPGFEQILPFVDYAICSANFYPPNCQTGEDVFSYLSGFDIPHIAITHGQEPIEYLSGTKTGIVDVPQIQAVDTLGAGDIFHGAFCHYILRESFTDAMSLAANIAADSCKFFGTRRWMDLR, encoded by the coding sequence ATGAATCGTGGATTATTTGTAGGTTTAGTAACTTTAGATTTGATTTACCTTGCTAACTCTGCCCCTAAGAATAATCAGAAGATTGTCGCTACTGACTATACTGTAGCGGCAGGGGGCCCAGCAACAAACGCGGCTGTAACTTTCAATTATTTAGGAAATCAGGCTACAGTCTTAGGTGTAGTGGGTTCTCACCCAATGACGCAGCTAATTCGAGGTGACTTGGCAAATTACAAAGTTGCGATCGCAGACCTTGAGCCTAACACTGATTTAGTACCGCCTGTATCTTCGATCGTTGTCACTCAAGCAACAGGTGAACGCGCTGTGGTTTCGATCAATGCTGTCAAAACTCAAGCTAACAGCGCATCTATCCCGCCAGATATTTTGCAAAAAGTCAATATCGTACTGATTGATGGACATCAGATGGGGGTTAGTGATTCCATAGTTCAAATGGCTAAAGCCAATAATATCCCAGTAGCGATCGATGGTGGTAGTTGGAAGCCTGGATTTGAACAAATTCTGCCATTTGTAGATTACGCTATCTGTTCAGCTAATTTTTATCCCCCCAACTGCCAGACTGGAGAAGACGTTTTTAGCTATCTCAGTGGATTTGACATTCCTCACATTGCCATTACCCACGGGCAAGAACCAATTGAATACTTGAGTGGCACTAAAACTGGTATCGTAGATGTGCCGCAGATTCAAGCGGTTGATACGTTAGGGGCTGGAGATATCTTTCACGGTGCTTTCTGTCATTACATTTTAAGGGAAAGCTTTACTGATGCAATGTCACTGGCAGCTAATATTGCTGCTGATTCCTGTAAATTTTTTGGTACTCGGCGCTGGATGGATTTAAGATAA
- a CDS encoding PadR family transcriptional regulator: MSLANVILGLLQQQEMTGYDLKTSCFDRCIAHLWPADQAQIYRTLDKLVEQGWITCNIEIQHDRPNRKVYSVTELGKAEFSQWLGIHQPLPTIREPLLVQLHFADQLSNETIIHLLEQQLAARSKKLTECETIDLPSLGDESANRKQVMQRLVLELVIRREETYIDWLKTAINVVSRQEPYPFTKKEFRSQEPEFRIEF; this comes from the coding sequence ATGTCGCTAGCAAATGTAATTTTAGGTCTTCTTCAGCAGCAAGAAATGACCGGCTACGACCTCAAAACGAGCTGCTTCGATCGATGCATTGCCCATTTATGGCCAGCAGATCAGGCACAAATTTACAGAACTCTCGATAAGCTAGTTGAGCAAGGCTGGATTACCTGTAACATTGAGATTCAACACGATCGCCCCAACCGCAAAGTCTACAGTGTGACGGAGCTAGGGAAAGCCGAATTTAGCCAATGGCTAGGGATTCATCAGCCCTTACCGACTATCAGAGAACCTTTACTCGTCCAGTTGCATTTTGCAGATCAGTTGTCGAATGAAACCATCATTCACCTACTGGAGCAACAATTGGCGGCTCGAAGCAAAAAACTGACTGAATGTGAAACCATCGATTTGCCATCACTTGGTGATGAATCTGCCAACCGTAAGCAGGTGATGCAAAGGCTGGTGCTGGAGTTGGTAATCCGCAGAGAAGAGACTTATATTGATTGGTTGAAGACAGCAATCAATGTTGTCAGTCGCCAAGAGCCATACCCATTTACCAAGAAAGAATTCAGGAGTCAGGAGCCAGAATTCAGAATTGAATTTTGA
- a CDS encoding DNA polymerase III subunit delta', with amino-acid sequence MTNDPFAPVIGQQQAIELLTQAVRQNRVPPAYLFVGPDGVGRSLAARCFVELLFSGGMGVTASLQNRLRQGNHPALLWVQPTYQYQGQRLTATEAAEKGLKRKAPPVIRLEQIREITEFLSRPPLEAPRNVVVLEEAQTMAEAAANALLKTLEEPGQATLILIAPTPESILPTLVSRCQRIPFYRLDAQSLAVVLTQTGHQEILSNQAVLSIAAGSAGSAIASYEQLQAIADKLLEDLKKAPKSYRNALELAKTIDKDLDTEAQLWLVDYLQQFYWQQWHQPSIINQLEESRKHLLSYAQPRLVWECLLLSVYQKSNSISPTHR; translated from the coding sequence ATGACAAATGACCCATTTGCACCAGTTATTGGACAACAACAAGCTATAGAATTACTTACTCAAGCTGTCAGACAAAACCGGGTTCCTCCAGCCTACTTATTTGTGGGGCCAGATGGTGTAGGCAGGAGTTTAGCAGCCAGATGCTTTGTGGAATTGCTATTTTCTGGTGGGATGGGAGTTACTGCGTCTTTACAAAACCGTTTGCGTCAGGGGAACCACCCAGCTTTGTTGTGGGTGCAACCAACATACCAATACCAGGGACAACGATTAACAGCAACAGAAGCAGCCGAAAAAGGACTCAAGCGTAAAGCACCTCCGGTAATTAGACTAGAGCAAATTCGGGAAATTACCGAGTTTCTGAGTCGTCCGCCCTTGGAAGCGCCAAGAAATGTGGTAGTGCTGGAAGAAGCCCAAACAATGGCAGAAGCCGCAGCGAATGCTTTACTTAAAACTTTGGAAGAACCGGGACAGGCGACATTAATTTTAATTGCACCTACACCTGAATCTATATTGCCGACTTTGGTATCACGCTGTCAACGCATTCCTTTTTATCGCTTAGATGCACAGTCTTTAGCTGTTGTACTCACACAAACAGGTCATCAGGAAATTTTGTCAAATCAGGCAGTATTGAGCATAGCAGCTGGTAGTGCTGGAAGTGCGATCGCATCTTATGAGCAATTACAAGCTATTGCCGATAAATTACTCGAAGACTTGAAAAAAGCCCCTAAATCTTACCGTAACGCCTTAGAGTTAGCCAAGACAATTGATAAGGATTTAGATACAGAAGCACAACTGTGGTTAGTTGATTATCTTCAGCAATTCTACTGGCAGCAGTGGCATCAACCTAGTATTATTAACCAGCTAGAAGAATCTCGAAAACATTTGCTTTCTTACGCTCAACCACGACTAGTTTGGGAATGTCTGCTTTTATCTGTGTATCAAAAATCAAATTCCATTTCCCCAACTCATCGCTGA
- a CDS encoding Coenzyme F420 hydrogenase/dehydrogenase, beta subunit C-terminal domain, protein MTSVSPHKKARALKPASRRPAKELCSECGLCDTYYIHYVKEACAFINQQIGELEQETHTRSRHLENPDELYFGVHQDMIAARKQEPIEGAQWTGIVSSIAIEMLNRGLVEGVVCVQNTKEDRFQPMPVIARTPEEILAARVNKPTLSPNLSVLEQVEKSGMKRLLVIGVGCQIQALRAVEKQLGLEKLYVLGTPCVDNVNRAGLQKFLETTSRSPDTVVHYEFMQDFRVHFKHEDGSSETVPFFGLKTNQLKDVFAPSCMSCFDYVNSLADLVVGYMGAPFGWQWIVVRNDTGKEMLDLMKDQLDTQPVTSKGNRKEAVQQSIPAYDKGVTLPMWAAKLMGVVIEKIGPKGLEYARFSIDSHFTRNYLYVKRNHPEKLEAHVPEFAKRIVGQYKLPE, encoded by the coding sequence ATGACCTCAGTTTCTCCTCACAAAAAAGCCAGAGCCTTAAAACCTGCCAGCCGCCGCCCTGCGAAAGAACTCTGTAGCGAGTGCGGACTATGTGATACATATTATATTCACTATGTCAAGGAAGCCTGCGCTTTTATTAATCAGCAAATAGGCGAACTTGAACAAGAAACGCACACGCGATCGCGCCATCTCGAAAACCCCGATGAACTCTACTTTGGAGTTCATCAAGACATGATAGCGGCGCGGAAACAAGAACCCATCGAAGGCGCACAATGGACGGGTATTGTTAGCAGCATTGCCATTGAAATGCTTAATCGCGGCTTAGTTGAAGGTGTAGTCTGCGTGCAAAACACCAAAGAAGACCGCTTTCAACCCATGCCCGTCATCGCCCGGACTCCAGAAGAAATACTAGCAGCACGAGTAAATAAACCAACACTTTCTCCGAACCTTTCCGTATTAGAACAGGTGGAAAAATCGGGGATGAAGCGTCTGTTGGTAATTGGTGTTGGTTGCCAAATCCAGGCATTACGAGCCGTAGAAAAACAACTTGGTTTAGAAAAGCTGTATGTTTTGGGTACGCCCTGCGTAGATAATGTTAACCGCGCCGGACTGCAAAAATTCTTAGAAACCACCAGCCGTTCGCCTGACACAGTTGTGCATTACGAATTTATGCAAGACTTCCGGGTTCATTTCAAACATGAAGATGGCTCATCAGAAACAGTACCTTTCTTTGGCTTGAAGACCAACCAACTCAAAGATGTCTTTGCCCCATCCTGTATGAGTTGCTTTGATTACGTCAACTCCCTAGCGGATTTAGTTGTTGGCTACATGGGCGCACCCTTCGGTTGGCAATGGATTGTAGTTAGAAATGACACTGGTAAAGAAATGCTGGATTTAATGAAAGACCAGTTAGACACCCAACCAGTAACGTCTAAAGGCAACCGCAAAGAAGCCGTACAGCAAAGTATTCCCGCTTACGATAAAGGCGTTACCCTCCCGATGTGGGCAGCAAAACTGATGGGTGTGGTAATCGAAAAAATCGGCCCCAAGGGTCTAGAATATGCGCGATTTTCGATTGATTCTCACTTTACTCGCAATTATTTGTATGTGAAGCGCAATCATCCAGAGAAATTAGAGGCGCATGTTCCAGAGTTTGCCAAGCGTATTGTTGGGCAATATAAATTACCAGAATAG
- a CDS encoding VOC family protein — MQITQSLHTAILVTDLERSEHFYEKVLGLSKIDRSLNYPGAWYQVGDYQIHLIVATTVPTENPNEKWGRNPHVAFTVADLDAAKQEFLNHNYPIQASASGRAALFTQDPDGNIIELSQQ; from the coding sequence ATGCAGATTACCCAAAGTCTCCATACAGCGATTCTTGTGACTGACTTAGAACGCTCTGAACATTTTTATGAGAAAGTATTAGGATTATCCAAAATAGATCGTTCCCTAAACTATCCTGGTGCATGGTATCAAGTCGGCGACTATCAAATTCACCTGATAGTTGCTACCACTGTCCCCACGGAAAACCCAAACGAAAAATGGGGACGTAATCCCCACGTCGCCTTCACAGTAGCTGACTTAGACGCCGCCAAACAAGAATTCCTCAATCATAATTATCCTATTCAAGCTAGCGCCTCCGGTCGCGCTGCCCTGTTTACTCAAGACCCGGATGGGAATATTATCGAGTTGAGTCAGCAGTGA
- a CDS encoding response regulator: MTTVFFVEDSAEDRALYRRFLERDDRYTYDIYEFGSGNKALQACQEKIPDVILLDFQLPDLGGLEFLTQLQRQTSNSQVSVIMLTRQGDETIAVQAIKSGADDYLVKGKLTRENFCRTIHGAIKHKQLMQQLEQQEQQRLVGAIALDIRQSLKLQDILATSVKKVCQLFKADRVLVYQFTHKVHGSVVAESILPQWTPIFGLEIEATCFQENHGEKYRQGKIWAATNIYEAGLSDSHIQLLEQFQVKANLVVPILLENKGTQALEWGLFIVHQ, from the coding sequence ATGACAACTGTATTTTTTGTAGAAGACTCTGCTGAAGATAGAGCTTTGTATCGGCGCTTTTTAGAGCGGGACGATCGCTACACTTATGATATTTACGAATTTGGGTCTGGAAATAAGGCGCTACAAGCTTGTCAAGAGAAAATACCAGATGTGATTTTGTTGGACTTTCAATTACCAGATTTAGGCGGGCTGGAATTTCTCACTCAGCTACAGAGGCAAACTTCCAACAGCCAAGTATCAGTAATTATGCTGACTAGACAGGGAGACGAAACGATCGCAGTCCAAGCGATCAAAAGTGGGGCGGATGATTATCTAGTCAAGGGAAAACTGACTCGTGAAAATTTCTGCCGCACGATTCATGGGGCGATCAAGCATAAGCAGTTGATGCAGCAGCTAGAACAGCAGGAACAACAACGCTTAGTCGGAGCGATCGCTCTTGACATTCGCCAATCCTTGAAGCTTCAAGATATCCTCGCCACGAGTGTCAAAAAAGTCTGCCAGTTATTCAAGGCTGATCGCGTATTGGTGTATCAATTTACCCATAAAGTGCATGGTAGTGTTGTGGCGGAGTCGATACTACCCCAATGGACACCAATTTTTGGACTGGAGATTGAAGCTACCTGTTTTCAGGAAAATCATGGGGAAAAATACCGCCAAGGAAAAATCTGGGCGGCGACGAACATCTACGAAGCGGGTTTAAGTGATAGCCATATTCAACTTTTGGAACAGTTTCAGGTGAAGGCGAATTTAGTTGTCCCCATTTTGTTAGAAAATAAGGGGACTCAAGCACTTGAATGGGGGCTATTTATCGTACATCAATAG
- the ldpA gene encoding circadian clock protein LdpA: MTDLFAPLQSLKQGDWFKLICGASFQHLPAVRSLTLAYTLAGADCIDVAADPAVIAAAQSGLQAAKSLAKDAQKRGFDYKGNLPFLMVSLNDGEDPHFRKAEFNPHECPTDCPRPCERICPAQAIVFDSIKEDFSGVVSEKCYGCGRCIPICPYSIIYTASYVTTPGAIAPLIMSTGVDAVEIHTRVGRLAEFERLWQAISPWADRLKLLAISCPDGEGMIDYLRALYDLIAPLKGALIWQTDGRPMSGDIGDGTTIAAVKLGQKVLAANLPGYVQLAGGTNSYTVAKLKAMGLLNDFRLPILDFRLEEANPQSKIQNPKSKISGVAYGSYARVLLSPILEQLENKEVSNTNVKATVRLEEDDILLWQAVKFAHSLVSQIKSQQER, translated from the coding sequence GTGACTGATCTGTTCGCCCCTTTACAATCTCTCAAACAAGGTGACTGGTTCAAGCTGATCTGCGGAGCCAGCTTCCAGCATTTGCCGGCAGTCAGAAGTTTAACGTTAGCCTATACTTTGGCGGGCGCTGACTGCATAGATGTTGCAGCTGATCCAGCAGTAATCGCAGCAGCGCAATCAGGGCTACAAGCAGCCAAATCTCTGGCTAAGGATGCCCAAAAGCGAGGATTTGACTACAAAGGCAATTTACCCTTTTTGATGGTCAGCCTAAACGATGGAGAAGACCCCCATTTTCGCAAAGCAGAATTCAATCCTCATGAGTGTCCTACAGACTGCCCTAGACCCTGCGAACGGATTTGTCCGGCACAAGCGATCGTGTTTGACAGTATCAAAGAAGACTTTTCAGGAGTAGTATCCGAAAAGTGTTATGGCTGCGGTCGTTGCATCCCAATTTGCCCTTATAGTATAATTTATACAGCTTCATACGTGACAACGCCAGGAGCGATCGCGCCCTTGATAATGTCAACGGGAGTAGATGCCGTAGAAATCCATACAAGAGTTGGGCGGTTGGCAGAATTTGAGCGATTATGGCAAGCAATTTCACCGTGGGCCGATCGATTAAAGTTACTAGCTATCAGCTGTCCTGATGGCGAAGGAATGATTGACTACTTGAGAGCGCTGTATGACCTGATTGCCCCACTCAAGGGTGCTTTAATTTGGCAAACCGACGGTCGCCCGATGAGTGGTGATATTGGCGATGGCACCACAATAGCCGCGGTGAAATTAGGGCAAAAAGTTTTGGCAGCTAATTTACCGGGATATGTGCAGTTAGCAGGCGGCACTAATAGCTATACCGTTGCTAAATTAAAGGCAATGGGACTACTCAACGATTTTAGATTGCCGATTTTAGATTTTAGATTAGAAGAAGCCAATCCACAATCTAAAATCCAAAATCCAAAATCCAAAATTTCTGGTGTCGCCTACGGTAGCTACGCCCGTGTACTGCTGTCACCAATTCTTGAACAATTAGAGAATAAGGAGGTAAGTAACACCAATGTAAAGGCAACTGTTCGCCTAGAAGAAGATGACATATTACTTTGGCAAGCTGTAAAATTTGCCCATTCTCTCGTTTCCCAGATCAAGTCACAGCAGGAGCGTTAA